From the Acetobacter aceti genome, one window contains:
- a CDS encoding putative quinol monooxygenase, protein MSQIEVVAIVKVKAGKEAEAAEAMKACVAPSRAESTNHAYTPHRDLDAPDTMIFIERWDSREALQAHMETPHFKKMAAILEPLLAAPLAVHILQPL, encoded by the coding sequence ATGTCTCAGATCGAAGTTGTAGCCATCGTGAAGGTCAAGGCGGGCAAGGAAGCGGAAGCTGCCGAAGCCATGAAGGCCTGCGTGGCACCCTCACGGGCTGAAAGCACCAACCATGCCTACACACCGCATCGTGATCTCGATGCACCCGACACGATGATTTTCATCGAACGCTGGGACAGCCGCGAGGCGTTGCAGGCCCACATGGAAACGCCGCATTTCAAAAAAATGGCCGCCATCCTGGAACCGCTTCTGGCCGCTCCGCTGGCGGTCCATATTCTCCAGCCTCTCTGA
- a CDS encoding D-sedoheptulose 7-phosphate isomerase produces MTDYLRQSADAMAAFAQDEASQAVMLDMGARIVAALEKGGRLLIAGNGGSAADAQHIAGEFTARLMYDRRPLSAVALTTDTSGITAIGNDYGFADIFSRQVMALGRAGDVFLGITTSGRSPNILRAFEAAREIGLVTAAFTGHAGVQGAHCDVTLAVPANWTPVIQQLHITAAHIVCGLVERALCPRPVGV; encoded by the coding sequence ATGACCGACTATCTGCGTCAGTCAGCCGATGCAATGGCGGCTTTCGCGCAGGATGAAGCGTCTCAGGCTGTCATGCTGGACATGGGTGCCCGGATTGTCGCGGCACTGGAAAAAGGCGGTCGGTTGCTGATTGCCGGTAACGGTGGCAGCGCCGCCGATGCGCAGCATATCGCCGGAGAGTTCACGGCGCGGCTGATGTATGACCGCCGCCCGCTGAGCGCGGTCGCGCTGACGACTGACACGTCCGGCATCACCGCCATCGGCAATGATTACGGGTTTGCGGATATTTTCTCGCGTCAGGTCATGGCGCTGGGACGGGCGGGGGATGTCTTTCTCGGTATCACCACCTCAGGGCGTTCTCCCAATATCCTGCGGGCTTTCGAGGCTGCGCGTGAAATCGGTCTGGTGACGGCGGCGTTCACGGGACATGCCGGTGTGCAGGGCGCGCATTGTGACGTCACGCTCGCGGTGCCAGCCAACTGGACGCCGGTAATCCAGCAGCTTCACATCACCGCCGCGCATATTGTCTGCGGACTGGTCGAACGGGCTCTGTGTCCACGTCCGGTCGGGGTGTGA
- a CDS encoding glycosyltransferase family 2 protein, whose protein sequence is MIQKRYFETFRDRAAVLTARQLHEAVLAIGVMFRVGLKRLPDQREIRRLVPRAVDRRTGEVTMTSLRCLARIVVKSGEFCRLDGDRAGGSVLRRVDLRRRACADLVAATLLPENRAGMMPFQLCYPQGAPPDDDRAYALWFVSVLQGETERGLKKSCRSDIFFDVYMTVGEGDVEAAQLTLRSLCEQEEAVWTLHIAASRKIFEHLLPHLGLKHVRRAMTPLEGQAPYLAFVEPGDRLAKDAFARIAPVLEAKPETVLLFTDEDRIDRVGNHVGACLKPGWSDDQLLTGDTLGQLCVFSRQRVLDVVEELDAADPSPPPEGWLYALKLAVVEGGKAEQIVHLPAVLFHRFRNCSREASPQSLFRRLAEKHLARHRPDVTLTEAALTPVEAGSPQPVRVCYPLPPALPLVSIIIPTRDRPDFLQTCLRGLLEETDYPHFEVIVVDNGSIRPDMRALLEDLSRHPVVTILRQEGAFNWARLNNQAVAHSRGDRLLLLNDDVRILHPDWLDEMVRQTLRPGVGVVGARLLYPDGTVQHAGVMLSRDGATHLLRGAKAQESGYLNALVCQRDMSAVTGACLMIRREVFDRIGGVDESFAVSCNDIDLCLRAGAAGWRVVWTPHASLTHVDGGTRGRDATPVQILSYWLETARLVARWSGRMSRDPALNPSLRVTDDALLLRFSCGPWACDDGRSGLLGQ, encoded by the coding sequence TTGATACAAAAACGATATTTTGAGACATTTCGCGATCGCGCAGCAGTTCTCACGGCGCGGCAGCTCCACGAGGCCGTGCTCGCCATAGGCGTCATGTTTCGTGTCGGGTTGAAACGTCTGCCCGATCAGCGTGAGATCAGGCGACTTGTTCCCCGCGCGGTGGATCGCAGGACAGGTGAAGTGACGATGACCTCGTTGCGCTGTCTGGCGCGGATCGTGGTTAAATCAGGCGAGTTCTGTCGGCTGGATGGCGACAGGGCAGGCGGCTCTGTTTTGCGTCGTGTCGATCTGAGGCGACGTGCCTGTGCCGATCTGGTGGCCGCTACCCTGCTTCCTGAAAATCGTGCCGGGATGATGCCGTTTCAGTTGTGTTATCCGCAGGGCGCTCCTCCTGATGATGACCGGGCCTATGCGCTGTGGTTTGTGTCCGTGTTGCAGGGAGAGACGGAGCGCGGACTGAAGAAGTCCTGTCGAAGCGATATCTTTTTCGATGTTTATATGACTGTCGGGGAAGGTGATGTTGAGGCGGCGCAACTCACCCTTCGTTCGTTATGCGAGCAGGAAGAGGCAGTCTGGACTCTGCATATTGCCGCCTCCCGCAAGATATTTGAACATCTGCTTCCTCATCTAGGCCTGAAGCACGTCCGACGCGCCATGACGCCACTTGAAGGACAGGCTCCTTATCTGGCGTTTGTTGAGCCGGGAGATCGACTGGCAAAAGATGCTTTTGCCCGTATTGCCCCGGTGCTGGAGGCGAAGCCCGAGACTGTCCTGCTTTTCACGGATGAGGACAGGATTGATCGGGTGGGTAACCATGTCGGAGCCTGTCTGAAGCCGGGATGGAGTGATGACCAGTTGCTGACCGGGGATACGCTCGGGCAGCTCTGCGTCTTTTCCCGGCAACGTGTGCTGGACGTTGTCGAGGAACTTGATGCGGCTGATCCGTCTCCGCCCCCCGAGGGATGGCTCTATGCGCTGAAGCTTGCAGTCGTGGAGGGCGGAAAGGCGGAGCAGATTGTTCATCTGCCAGCCGTCCTGTTCCATCGTTTCAGGAACTGTTCTCGTGAAGCTTCTCCGCAATCACTGTTTCGTCGTCTGGCGGAAAAACACCTCGCGCGTCACAGGCCGGATGTCACTCTGACAGAAGCGGCCCTGACGCCGGTCGAAGCAGGCAGTCCGCAGCCTGTCCGGGTCTGTTATCCGCTTCCTCCAGCGCTTCCGCTTGTGTCGATCATCATTCCTACAAGGGACCGGCCTGATTTTCTGCAAACCTGTCTGCGTGGTCTTCTTGAGGAAACGGACTATCCGCATTTCGAAGTCATTGTGGTGGATAACGGCAGCATCCGCCCGGACATGCGGGCGCTTCTGGAAGATCTGTCCCGTCACCCGGTCGTGACCATTCTCCGGCAGGAGGGGGCGTTCAACTGGGCGCGCCTGAATAATCAGGCTGTGGCGCACAGTCGGGGCGATAGACTGCTTCTGCTCAATGATGATGTGCGTATTCTGCACCCGGACTGGCTGGACGAAATGGTGCGGCAGACCCTGCGTCCGGGTGTGGGGGTTGTGGGGGCGCGACTGCTTTATCCGGATGGAACGGTGCAGCATGCCGGGGTGATGCTGTCGCGGGATGGCGCTACGCATCTGCTGCGCGGCGCGAAAGCACAGGAGTCCGGCTACCTGAACGCGCTGGTCTGCCAGCGGGATATGAGTGCTGTCACAGGGGCGTGCCTGATGATTCGCAGGGAGGTCTTCGACCGGATCGGCGGTGTCGACGAGTCTTTCGCTGTATCCTGCAACGATATTGATCTGTGTCTGCGTGCCGGAGCGGCGGGTTGGCGGGTGGTATGGACGCCCCATGCGAGCCTGACGCATGTGGATGGGGGCACGCGGGGACGGGATGCGACCCCGGTGCAGATCCTGAGCTACTGGCTGGAGACGGCGCGGCTCGTCGCTCGCTGGTCCGGCAGGATGTCGCGTGATCCGGCGCTCAATCCATCACTGCGGGTGACGGATGATGCGCTGCTTCTGCGTTTTTCGTGTGGGCCATGGGCATGCGATGACGGGCGATCTGGCCTTCTGGGGCAATGA
- a CDS encoding glycosyltransferase family 1 protein — protein sequence MIRSSPQCTIRVDVEDLFQYAMANPRPSGIQRVVYEILSVLVVRAARRPQSPRILFVRRGRNDEPFAEVTWSEITALFSTLSGAHQTTERHNVSRRTGQALLHQTRFGESIRRALITKFQSMPEDIGKPLLASGIAQIRVFRLLRQFFKPSRPTQVSPHAPPVSEISENITAECPEKTVISGQKDIFLILGAAWCDPLFSERLRHARERYDVQPVLLLHDLIPFRRPEWCDPSLVRHFQHWLRTTLPHCSRLLAVSRATARDVAHYVTDHELQLSAPVQVMPMGSGFRIMQTEPEVAPAGLPAPGTYVLFVSTLEVRKNHAFLLRVWRRLLSDGNPADVPTLVFAGRVGWLVRDLMQQLDNSDWLNGKIRLIADPTDTELKHLYQGCLFTVFPSLFEGWGLPVSESLMMGVPCLASSATSVPEAGGRFTRYFDPENVSDAVESIRDILSDREKLLNWKHEIRTHFTATSWRDSADTLLDACLETSTQEAGP from the coding sequence ATGATACGATCCTCTCCTCAATGCACGATCCGGGTCGATGTTGAAGATCTCTTCCAGTATGCGATGGCGAATCCCAGACCAAGCGGAATCCAGCGCGTCGTCTACGAAATCCTGAGCGTTCTGGTCGTGCGCGCAGCCCGGCGCCCCCAGTCGCCCCGCATCCTGTTTGTGCGCCGTGGCCGCAACGATGAGCCTTTTGCTGAAGTCACATGGTCCGAGATCACCGCTCTGTTCAGCACGCTCTCCGGCGCCCACCAGACGACCGAAAGACATAACGTCAGCCGCCGCACCGGGCAGGCTCTTCTTCATCAAACGCGTTTCGGGGAGAGTATCCGCAGAGCGCTGATTACAAAATTTCAGTCCATGCCGGAAGATATAGGAAAACCTCTTCTGGCGTCCGGCATCGCGCAAATCCGTGTCTTCCGTTTGCTGCGACAATTCTTCAAACCCTCACGTCCGACGCAGGTCTCACCACACGCTCCACCCGTTTCCGAAATCTCCGAAAACATTACAGCCGAATGCCCTGAAAAGACGGTTATCTCCGGACAGAAAGACATCTTTCTGATTCTCGGCGCAGCATGGTGCGACCCGCTGTTCAGCGAACGTCTCCGTCATGCAAGGGAACGCTATGATGTCCAGCCCGTTCTGCTGCTCCACGACCTGATCCCGTTCCGGCGTCCCGAATGGTGCGACCCTTCTCTCGTCAGGCACTTTCAGCACTGGCTGAGGACCACACTCCCGCACTGCTCCCGACTTCTCGCTGTCAGCCGGGCCACGGCGCGAGACGTGGCGCATTACGTCACAGACCATGAACTGCAACTGTCGGCACCCGTCCAGGTGATGCCCATGGGCTCCGGTTTCCGAATCATGCAGACAGAACCAGAAGTGGCTCCGGCCGGACTCCCTGCCCCCGGCACCTATGTCCTGTTCGTTTCAACGCTGGAAGTCCGCAAGAACCATGCCTTCCTGCTGCGGGTCTGGCGGCGTCTCCTCAGTGACGGAAACCCGGCGGATGTCCCCACTCTGGTTTTCGCCGGGCGTGTCGGCTGGCTGGTGCGTGACCTGATGCAGCAGCTCGATAACAGTGACTGGCTGAACGGCAAGATCAGACTGATTGCTGATCCGACAGATACAGAACTGAAACATCTTTATCAGGGATGTCTGTTTACCGTTTTTCCATCCCTGTTCGAAGGGTGGGGACTTCCTGTATCGGAAAGTCTGATGATGGGGGTTCCCTGCCTTGCATCCAGCGCCACGTCCGTGCCGGAAGCGGGCGGACGATTCACCCGTTATTTTGATCCTGAAAACGTCAGTGACGCAGTGGAGAGCATTCGGGATATTCTCTCCGACCGGGAAAAACTCCTGAACTGGAAACACGAGATCAGAACCCATTTCACAGCCACGTCATGGAGAGACTCTGCCGATACGCTGCTGGACGCCTGCCTTGAAACGTCCACTCAGGAGGCCGGACCATAA
- a CDS encoding glycosyltransferase family 1 protein: protein MPVLWVDVTDLLHYLGQHNRPSGIQRVVSELGRALVECAPEHIRFVRRFAGPYDFETVSWLDIKSLFSTTAEKPVPREQTRTSLPSPHDPGPFTPPQGRLALLKASADMQAATFRHLNRLTGSLAGRIRRAVRHRSRHHHASFLHTDSGALLSELARPGDIFLVPGSPWDFSDYARTVRWLRDSRRMTFGLLIHDMFPIFNPEWCDRGVIASFTAWHRTVLPLADHVFTTSTATARDVQNHARQERISLISEPVRIGVGTTLHNSVPGLRRPETLPPPGTYVLFVSTLEARKNHIQMVRVWRRLLEERGSANVPTLVFAGRVGWLVSDLMQQLEAMQWLGGKIRHIASPTDTELAFLHEGCLFTVFPSLAEGWGLPVSESLASGKPCLASNSTAIPEAGGLLTRYFDPENANDIFRVVSETLDHPQALTEWGERIRRTYRPPQWRDCARRILDQTGCQQS, encoded by the coding sequence ATGCCCGTGCTCTGGGTCGATGTGACCGATCTCCTGCATTATCTTGGTCAGCACAACAGGCCGAGCGGCATTCAGCGCGTGGTTTCTGAACTCGGGCGCGCACTTGTGGAATGCGCCCCTGAACACATAAGATTCGTACGTCGCTTTGCAGGTCCGTATGATTTCGAAACCGTAAGCTGGCTTGATATAAAAAGTCTTTTTTCCACAACCGCAGAAAAACCCGTTCCACGGGAACAGACCCGGACCTCGCTTCCATCACCCCACGATCCTGGGCCATTCACTCCTCCACAAGGACGACTTGCTCTCCTCAAAGCATCCGCCGACATGCAGGCCGCGACTTTCCGGCATCTGAACCGGCTGACCGGCAGTCTGGCTGGGCGAATCAGGAGAGCCGTTCGTCACAGATCCCGACACCATCATGCTTCTTTCCTGCATACGGATTCCGGCGCCCTGCTGTCAGAACTGGCCCGTCCCGGCGATATATTTCTGGTTCCCGGCTCCCCCTGGGATTTTTCAGATTACGCCCGGACAGTGCGCTGGTTACGCGACAGTCGTAGAATGACGTTCGGACTGCTCATTCATGACATGTTCCCGATTTTCAATCCGGAATGGTGTGATCGCGGCGTGATCGCGAGTTTCACGGCCTGGCACAGGACGGTGCTGCCTCTGGCGGACCATGTTTTCACAACCAGCACCGCAACAGCGCGGGATGTTCAGAACCATGCGCGGCAGGAACGGATTTCCCTGATATCGGAACCGGTGCGCATCGGCGTGGGCACGACACTGCATAACAGCGTTCCCGGATTGCGCCGTCCCGAGACTCTTCCGCCTCCCGGCACTTACGTTCTGTTCGTCTCCACGCTGGAAGCCCGCAAGAATCATATCCAGATGGTACGGGTATGGCGTCGGCTTCTGGAAGAGCGCGGGTCCGCCAATGTACCTACGCTGGTCTTCGCCGGACGCGTGGGCTGGCTTGTGTCGGATCTCATGCAGCAACTGGAGGCCATGCAATGGCTGGGCGGAAAAATACGCCATATTGCCAGCCCCACAGATACTGAACTGGCGTTTCTCCATGAAGGCTGCCTGTTCACCGTGTTTCCCTCTCTCGCCGAAGGATGGGGGCTCCCGGTCTCGGAAAGCCTTGCGTCCGGAAAACCCTGCCTTGCGTCAAACTCAACGGCCATACCGGAAGCCGGAGGGTTACTGACGCGCTATTTCGACCCGGAGAATGCCAACGATATTTTCAGGGTAGTTTCTGAAACCCTGGATCATCCGCAGGCGCTGACCGAGTGGGGAGAGCGCATTCGCAGGACATACCGTCCCCCACAATGGCGGGACTGCGCACGGCGTATTCTGGACCAGACCGGCTGTCAGCAATCCTGA
- a CDS encoding adenosine kinase, with product MTILYDLCGIGNAITDVLAKVSFDFLSAQGLVAGSMTLIDEDRVKTLRAAVQVECETGGGSAANTCVTAAQLGARVAYLGKVSGDTAGQAFAEDMRGCGVTFPSKPLDGRLGANLATASCIVLITPDGQRTMCTYLGACTQFSPEDVLLDVIAASSIVYLEGYLFDPPHAQEAFRRAATLAHNAGRQVSLSLSDPFCVGRHRDAFLDLVKGHVDILFANENEICALYQTDRFETAARHVAEDTSFAALTRSEQGSVVIRGGQRVNVAPVPTQVIDTTGAGDAYAAGFLTGLTSNRSLEECGRLASLSASEVISHYGARPLSNPWKDAGF from the coding sequence ATGACCATCCTTTACGATCTTTGCGGCATAGGAAACGCCATCACGGATGTGCTGGCAAAGGTGAGTTTCGATTTCCTCAGCGCTCAGGGACTTGTAGCCGGGAGCATGACGCTCATTGATGAGGATAGGGTAAAGACTCTCCGGGCGGCGGTGCAGGTTGAATGTGAGACAGGTGGCGGATCAGCCGCCAATACCTGCGTGACCGCAGCCCAGCTCGGCGCCCGCGTGGCCTACCTTGGGAAGGTGTCAGGCGATACGGCCGGACAGGCGTTTGCTGAAGATATGCGTGGCTGCGGAGTTACTTTCCCATCCAAACCCCTTGATGGACGGCTCGGAGCCAATCTGGCCACAGCCAGTTGCATCGTGCTGATCACGCCGGATGGCCAGCGCACGATGTGCACGTATCTCGGAGCCTGCACACAGTTTTCACCGGAAGACGTGTTGCTTGATGTCATTGCAGCATCGTCGATCGTCTATCTTGAGGGCTATCTCTTCGATCCTCCGCATGCGCAGGAAGCCTTCCGTCGGGCAGCGACACTGGCGCATAATGCCGGACGTCAGGTTTCGCTTTCCCTTTCAGATCCGTTCTGCGTCGGTCGCCACCGTGACGCCTTTCTCGATCTGGTCAAAGGCCATGTCGATATTCTCTTCGCCAACGAAAATGAAATCTGCGCTCTCTACCAGACAGACAGATTTGAAACCGCGGCCCGGCATGTTGCGGAAGATACAAGCTTTGCGGCGCTGACACGCTCAGAGCAGGGAAGTGTGGTGATCCGTGGTGGTCAGAGAGTGAATGTCGCACCCGTTCCGACGCAGGTTATCGATACGACCGGCGCGGGTGATGCGTATGCAGCGGGATTCCTGACGGGCCTGACCTCGAACCGCTCGCTTGAAGAGTGTGGACGACTGGCTTCCCTGTCGGCTTCTGAAGTGATTTCCCATTATGGCGCCCGCCCGCTTTCCAACCCATGGAAAGACGCTGGTTTCTGA